A genome region from Candidatus Rokuibacteriota bacterium includes the following:
- a CDS encoding VOC family protein, producing MKKLTGEPWMLADGYGRGLPPFTVNLIVRDVARSLRFYRDVLGATVHYSDPDFAALKVGRAELTLHADHTYDKHPWYSRLTSGEPRGLGAELRLFGVYPDAVEARACEARVVVVQPATRKEGHGWREVTVEDPDGYVWAVGVPVVQ from the coding sequence ATGAAGAAGCTGACGGGCGAGCCATGGATGCTTGCGGACGGTTATGGCCGGGGACTTCCGCCGTTTACGGTTAACCTCATCGTGCGGGACGTGGCGCGGTCACTTCGCTTCTACCGGGACGTGCTGGGGGCCACCGTCCACTACTCGGACCCCGACTTCGCCGCGCTCAAGGTGGGCCGCGCCGAACTGACGCTTCACGCCGACCATACCTACGACAAGCACCCGTGGTACTCGCGCCTCACCTCTGGTGAGCCCCGCGGTCTGGGCGCGGAGCTCCGTCTCTTCGGCGTGTACCCCGACGCCGTCGAGGCGCGCGCGTGTGAAGCGCGCGTGGTCGTCGTCCAGCCTGCCACCAGGAAAGAAGGGCATGGCTGGCGTGAGGTCACGGTGGAAGATCCGGACGGCTACGTCTGGGCCGTTGGCGTCCCGGTAGTACAATGA
- a CDS encoding PAS domain-containing protein: MTEHFAILALTTLANLTLGLAVWFRNPSQRINRYFGIFSAAVAAWTLSNGLVNAFAVTHWGVIWARMAFASASAIPLFFFLFASAFPSPRPAPSRMLSRLFTATGVGAFLVSFTPLIATSTSAINGVLHVTYGPLHPLFGVYFISCLSYSLFFLARKLRILKGIENLQVRYVFLAVLLPILGGTITNLIVPLAFRSSRFSPYGPLFSILMIALIAHSIIRYRLMNIRLVIRRSVTYLLAVAVAGGVFVLLVWLSSGLLGSRPRDLPLWMELTLVLLIALLFQPLKRWGQGWVDRYFFREPYDYQRAIREITRTMAGILDLDALLHYACEAIAKTVKPEFVAVYTLDLTAPTYRRLAIRRSIEVGEIQGQEVVHASSALLTLLSKRKTHVLGDELKRLASDAETQAVLEDLRRLGSEFVMPILEDEKLTGFFLMGPKLSGDPYFSEDIDLFSTLVSQAAIALKNAQLYREVVLVNEYIENILATMESGVVAVAADGTVTLFNSAAERMTRLRAKDIKDNPPNTLPSPLAESLEATIKDGQPRPHLETVIQDDAGNLTPVICSTSTLRDRSGTILGAVAVFSDLTRLKELEGEKQRAERLASIGALASGIAHEIKNPLVAIKTFAELLPERFTEADFRGEFSKVVTREIERIDELVARLRGLATPAARSLTPVDLKVPIEETLALLRGQLKQAHITVKSAYPSELPLVAGDPAQLKQLFLNLFMNALEAMEPGGELSIRLTTREYFGNQSVVADIEDTGSGIPESLVGRIFDPFVTTKPRGSGLGLSICRGIADAHRATIRAQNNSDARGATIVIEFPVAQDVPTTIKT; this comes from the coding sequence ATGACAGAGCATTTCGCGATTCTCGCACTAACCACACTCGCCAATCTCACTTTGGGGCTAGCGGTTTGGTTTAGGAACCCATCCCAACGAATTAACCGATATTTCGGTATCTTTTCTGCTGCCGTAGCTGCTTGGACCCTGAGCAATGGTCTCGTCAACGCATTTGCCGTAACGCACTGGGGAGTAATTTGGGCGAGGATGGCCTTTGCCTCCGCGTCCGCCATCCCCTTGTTCTTCTTTCTCTTTGCTAGTGCCTTTCCCTCCCCACGGCCTGCTCCCTCACGAATGCTGAGCCGGCTCTTCACCGCAACCGGTGTCGGTGCATTTCTCGTTTCGTTCACGCCTCTTATAGCGACAAGCACGAGCGCGATAAACGGCGTACTCCATGTGACGTATGGCCCACTCCATCCACTTTTCGGGGTCTATTTCATATCTTGTCTAAGCTATAGTCTGTTCTTCCTTGCAAGAAAGTTGCGCATTCTCAAGGGAATCGAAAACTTGCAAGTCCGATACGTATTCCTTGCCGTCCTATTACCGATCCTGGGCGGAACGATCACAAATCTCATCGTGCCCTTGGCCTTTCGCTCGTCTCGCTTCAGTCCCTACGGGCCACTATTCAGCATCTTGATGATCGCGTTGATTGCTCACTCCATCATTCGTTATCGACTGATGAACATCCGACTTGTCATCCGCAGGAGCGTGACGTATCTCCTTGCAGTCGCAGTGGCCGGCGGCGTGTTCGTGCTGCTAGTTTGGCTATCGTCGGGACTACTAGGCTCACGGCCAAGAGACCTACCCCTGTGGATGGAACTGACGCTCGTCCTCTTGATCGCGCTACTCTTTCAGCCCCTTAAGCGCTGGGGTCAGGGCTGGGTGGACCGTTATTTCTTCCGGGAACCTTACGACTACCAGCGCGCCATTCGTGAGATCACCAGGACTATGGCGGGGATACTCGATCTCGACGCACTGCTTCACTACGCCTGCGAGGCGATCGCCAAGACGGTAAAACCTGAGTTTGTGGCGGTCTACACCTTGGATCTAACTGCGCCCACGTACAGAAGGTTAGCTATTCGAAGGAGCATCGAAGTCGGCGAAATCCAGGGACAGGAAGTTGTACATGCTTCTTCCGCCCTCCTGACTTTACTCTCCAAACGGAAGACTCACGTCCTAGGCGATGAGCTGAAACGACTCGCTTCTGACGCCGAGACTCAAGCCGTTCTCGAAGACCTACGCCGTCTTGGGAGTGAGTTCGTTATGCCTATCCTCGAGGACGAGAAGCTCACCGGCTTCTTTTTGATGGGTCCCAAGCTCTCCGGCGATCCGTACTTCTCCGAGGACATCGACCTGTTCAGCACGCTCGTCAGCCAGGCTGCGATCGCTCTCAAGAACGCGCAACTCTACCGTGAGGTTGTGCTGGTCAACGAATACATCGAGAACATCCTCGCCACTATGGAGAGCGGGGTTGTGGCGGTTGCCGCTGACGGCACTGTGACCCTCTTCAACTCCGCTGCTGAGCGTATGACGCGGCTTCGAGCGAAGGACATCAAGGACAACCCGCCAAATACCCTGCCCTCCCCGTTAGCAGAGTCGTTGGAAGCCACTATAAAGGATGGTCAGCCCCGCCCACATTTGGAAACCGTAATCCAGGATGACGCCGGAAATCTGACTCCCGTAATCTGCTCTACGTCCACTCTCCGAGATCGTTCCGGAACAATCCTCGGTGCTGTCGCCGTGTTCAGTGATTTGACGCGATTGAAGGAGCTCGAAGGTGAAAAGCAACGCGCCGAGCGGCTCGCGTCGATCGGGGCGCTTGCCTCCGGCATCGCCCACGAGATCAAGAATCCCCTCGTTGCGATCAAGACTTTCGCTGAGCTACTGCCCGAACGCTTCACGGAGGCAGACTTCCGTGGAGAGTTCTCCAAGGTCGTTACACGCGAGATTGAACGGATTGACGAATTGGTTGCTCGCCTCCGAGGCCTTGCCACTCCGGCCGCGCGCTCCTTAACACCAGTGGACCTTAAAGTCCCGATAGAGGAGACTCTAGCCCTTCTCCGTGGCCAACTGAAGCAAGCACACATCACGGTCAAAAGTGCTTACCCGAGCGAATTGCCTCTCGTCGCTGGTGATCCAGCGCAGCTCAAGCAGCTCTTCCTCAACCTCTTCATGAACGCCTTGGAAGCGATGGAGCCTGGAGGCGAGCTCTCGATCAGGTTGACGACCCGTGAGTATTTCGGGAACCAGAGCGTCGTCGCGGACATCGAGGATACCGGATCGGGAATCCCTGAATCTCTGGTGGGAAGGATCTTCGATCCGTTCGTAACGACCAAGCCGCGAGGGTCTGGGCTGGGGCTGTCGATCTGCCGGGGGATTGCGGACGCTCATCGCGCGACAATTCGCGCCCAGAACAATTCCGACGCTCGCGGTGCAACGATAGTCATCGAATTCCCCGTCGCACAGGATGTACCGACAACGATCAAGACGTGA
- a CDS encoding beta-ketoacyl-[acyl-carrier-protein] synthase family protein, with product MNRRRVVITGLGVVAPNGIGKDQFWRNLVAGHSAVDYITAFDPSPYPCKVAAEVRNFNPADFMHPRRVKHRGRFSQFAVAAAKLALEDSGIVLTQESAERVMVCVGTSANGVGDVYEAARIGFQHSGVSGIPEMSGIEYPAHAPVGHVSMELGIRGQAMTLASACTTGLDAVQWGYSQTSDGHADVVFAGSTEAPISPLCFATFCASGTLSKFDDPPTRGSRPYDLRRDGIVLGEGSAVCVLEDMEHAIARRATVYAEVLGFGTGNEGGYGSRIDAGELALTEAIHTALVRASLGSTLIDFINSHGNALPDYDLVETRAFKRAFGEVAYNIPVSSIKSMIGHAMGAASSLQIASACLTLQQSVIPPTINLETPDPECDLDYVPNQARVSRVRNVLINAHAMGGTHSVLILGHSKI from the coding sequence ATGAATCGGCGCCGGGTAGTGATCACCGGCCTCGGCGTGGTGGCCCCCAATGGCATCGGCAAGGATCAATTCTGGAGGAACCTCGTCGCCGGGCACTCCGCCGTAGACTATATCACCGCGTTCGATCCCTCGCCCTACCCCTGCAAGGTCGCCGCCGAGGTCCGCAACTTCAACCCCGCGGACTTCATGCATCCCCGAAGGGTCAAGCACCGCGGCCGCTTCTCGCAGTTCGCCGTCGCCGCCGCCAAGCTCGCCCTCGAAGATTCGGGGATCGTTCTGACTCAAGAGTCAGCTGAACGAGTCATGGTTTGCGTTGGGACGTCCGCAAACGGCGTCGGAGACGTGTACGAGGCAGCTAGAATAGGTTTTCAGCACTCAGGAGTCAGCGGCATTCCAGAAATGAGTGGCATCGAGTACCCAGCTCACGCCCCCGTCGGTCATGTGTCGATGGAACTTGGAATTCGCGGTCAAGCCATGACTCTGGCTTCCGCATGCACCACCGGTTTGGATGCCGTTCAGTGGGGATACTCGCAGACCAGCGACGGGCATGCGGATGTCGTCTTCGCAGGAAGCACCGAAGCCCCGATTTCTCCGCTTTGCTTTGCGACTTTTTGCGCTTCTGGAACTCTCTCCAAGTTCGATGATCCACCAACCCGAGGCTCAAGGCCCTATGACCTGCGACGCGACGGCATCGTGCTCGGGGAAGGCTCGGCAGTTTGTGTTCTTGAAGATATGGAACATGCCATTGCGAGGAGAGCGACAGTCTACGCCGAAGTTCTCGGGTTCGGGACTGGAAACGAAGGGGGATACGGTTCGCGGATCGATGCCGGCGAACTCGCGCTCACCGAGGCCATTCATACAGCGTTGGTCCGAGCGAGTCTCGGGTCAACTCTCATCGACTTCATAAACTCCCATGGCAACGCTCTCCCGGATTACGATCTTGTCGAGACTCGAGCCTTCAAGCGCGCATTCGGTGAGGTTGCTTATAACATACCCGTCAGTTCAATTAAATCGATGATTGGCCATGCCATGGGGGCAGCGTCATCCTTGCAAATCGCTTCAGCGTGTCTGACATTGCAGCAATCGGTTATCCCGCCAACCATTAACTTAGAAACGCCAGATCCTGAGTGCGACCTCGATTATGTGCCAAACCAGGCACGAGTGTCTCGGGTCAGGAACGTTTTGATTAACGCCCATGCCATGGGCGGCACCCACTCCGTGCTTATCCTGGGACACTCCAAAATATAA
- a CDS encoding CopG family transcriptional regulator, whose translation MRIRVRLDPKTESLINQLARQTGRTKSEVIRQALKAFARAEAHAETRTGPYGAIAHLIGSARGGPKDLSERTGKKLRMLLQARRPGWPGFP comes from the coding sequence ATGCGGATCAGGGTTCGACTGGATCCAAAGACCGAGAGCCTAATCAATCAGTTGGCCAGGCAGACAGGCCGGACGAAATCCGAGGTCATCCGGCAGGCGCTGAAAGCGTTCGCTCGCGCCGAGGCCCATGCAGAAACGCGTACCGGTCCCTACGGGGCGATCGCCCATCTGATCGGGTCTGCGCGTGGCGGGCCGAAGGATCTCTCGGAGCGAACGGGGAAGAAGCTGCGTATGCTCCTGCAGGCGCGCCGGCCAGGTTGGCCCGGTTTTCCGTGA
- a CDS encoding UvrD-helicase domain-containing protein, which yields MVKQVEPGVARILDGLNDAQREAVTHDQGPLLIVAGAGTGKTTVLTRRIAYLIAAKRCRPGEILALTFTDKAAAEMEERVDMLVPYGYADVRIATFHAFGDRLLKENALEVGLTPDFRVLNRAEQIVFFRDHLFEFPLEHYRPLGDPTRYLDAIIGLFSRAKDEDVSPEEYLAYAERLAAAAAGQAEDVELRDRAAQQLELARTYAKYRELMTVSGSIDFGDQIVYALRLFRARPYVLANYQRRFKYILVDEFQDTNYAQFELVKLLAARHNNLVVVADDDQCLPPGTPVETPTGQRPIEAIQPGDQVVTAVGKGFLGVGHVTRVFRREKHARFLTFETESGCRITTTDNHKMFCYVPRVSRSRAFTYVYLMERRDLGWRIGVTKDLSARLCLERSGDRIVGLRACRSEQEARYLETLWSLTYGIPSLPFKPRRRMKVVGEYLRRLFREVDSRKGAERLATHLGVDLKAHHFALGGVHRGGQSRVKVILTMCYRRTVPKSRGRLLKAPQVLHAVSLETSAPEVIERLRAAGVPLRRARKGWQVRTTSPSLQEIGINAEFLCDLVDGILEVRFAVGTVNVQHKAALAMPAGNVLPGHYLPIVRINRVVYERVAKVSEQFRTSEVYDLEVDRTHNFVADRVVVHNSIYKFRGAAISNVLGFKRVYLEAREIVLTENYRSPQPLLDAAYRLITHNNPDRLEVQYGIIKRLTCRIPLAQGDSGGEPVHLHFETSTQEADAVALMIERKVDSGAHRYSDFAILVRSNNDADPFLRSLNLRAIPWTFSGNQGLYGRPEVRLLIAFLRVVAHPDDSISLHYLASSDLYQARAVDLARCGTYADRKNRWLFDVMRRLEELPEVRDEVSEAGALAIQRVVKDLERYMELGRELPTGELLYQFLTDTGWLARMSKASTAREEAEVQNVSKFFRRIQGASKVLRYDNVREFVNHLDALIGAGEDPAIAEAEVDAPAVHVLTVHKAKGLEFPVVYVVGLVQNRFPWPTRRDPLELPDELIKDTLPAGDFHLQEERRLVYVAMTRAKRELYLTSARDYGGTRERKVSQFVLEALDLPKDATRPFKAHPIEEIHRFAPAAEAAVEGELALAPDDPLEVSHNKVDDYQTCPLKYKYIQVLRVPILRHHAVVYGSTLHRVVEHYLRRRAAGLYTPLEDLLGVLEREWRNEGFLTWVHEEARKQAGREAVRRFWHEEEASGGKPTHVERDFGFNLGPDHVRGRWDRVDELEEGPVIIDYKSSDVRDQRKADERAGDSLQLKIYALAWKEMFGRLPARVELRFLESGVVGRHTPTAEDVSEAIGAVKAAAAGIRARRFEATPSYQACRFCAYNQVCPFTATRE from the coding sequence ATGGTCAAGCAGGTGGAGCCGGGCGTTGCGCGGATCCTGGACGGGCTCAACGACGCCCAGCGCGAGGCTGTCACCCACGACCAGGGTCCCCTCCTGATCGTTGCCGGCGCCGGGACTGGCAAGACGACGGTGCTCACCCGGCGCATCGCGTACCTGATCGCCGCGAAGCGCTGCCGCCCCGGGGAAATCCTCGCCCTCACCTTCACGGACAAGGCCGCCGCCGAGATGGAGGAGCGAGTGGATATGCTCGTTCCCTATGGCTACGCGGACGTCCGGATCGCCACGTTCCACGCCTTCGGCGATCGCCTCCTCAAGGAGAACGCCCTGGAGGTGGGGCTCACGCCCGACTTCAGGGTGCTGAATCGGGCCGAGCAGATCGTGTTCTTCCGCGATCACCTCTTCGAGTTCCCGCTCGAGCACTACCGGCCGCTGGGCGACCCGACGCGGTACCTGGACGCGATCATCGGGCTGTTCTCGCGTGCCAAGGACGAGGACGTGTCGCCGGAGGAGTACCTGGCCTACGCGGAGCGTCTGGCTGCCGCAGCCGCCGGCCAGGCCGAGGATGTCGAGCTGAGAGATCGGGCGGCCCAGCAGCTCGAGCTGGCGCGGACCTACGCCAAATACCGGGAGCTGATGACGGTCAGTGGCAGCATCGACTTCGGGGACCAGATCGTCTATGCCCTCCGCCTCTTCCGCGCGCGTCCCTACGTCCTGGCCAACTACCAGCGCCGCTTCAAGTACATCCTCGTGGACGAGTTCCAGGACACGAACTACGCCCAGTTCGAGCTGGTCAAGCTGCTGGCCGCCCGCCACAACAACCTGGTCGTCGTCGCCGATGACGACCAGTGCCTCCCGCCGGGCACACCCGTGGAGACGCCGACAGGCCAGCGTCCCATCGAGGCGATCCAGCCGGGTGATCAGGTAGTGACTGCCGTCGGCAAGGGGTTCCTCGGGGTAGGCCACGTCACCCGGGTATTCCGACGCGAGAAACACGCGCGCTTCTTGACGTTTGAGACCGAGTCCGGCTGTCGGATCACCACGACCGACAACCACAAGATGTTCTGTTACGTGCCCAGGGTCTCGCGATCACGGGCGTTCACCTATGTCTATCTCATGGAGCGGCGTGACCTGGGATGGCGGATCGGCGTCACGAAGGACCTCTCAGCCAGGCTCTGCCTGGAGCGTTCGGGCGATCGTATCGTGGGGCTCCGAGCCTGCCGGTCCGAGCAGGAAGCCCGGTACCTCGAAACGCTGTGGTCCCTCACGTACGGAATCCCGTCACTACCGTTCAAGCCCCGGAGACGGATGAAGGTGGTTGGGGAGTACCTCAGGCGCCTGTTCCGCGAGGTGGACTCGCGAAAGGGCGCGGAACGCCTGGCCACCCATCTGGGCGTGGACCTCAAGGCGCATCACTTTGCCCTGGGCGGTGTGCACCGGGGGGGCCAATCGCGCGTCAAGGTCATCCTCACCATGTGCTACCGGCGGACCGTGCCGAAATCGCGCGGTCGCCTTCTGAAAGCTCCTCAGGTTCTCCACGCGGTCTCGCTGGAGACATCGGCACCCGAGGTCATCGAGCGACTCCGGGCGGCCGGGGTCCCGCTGCGCCGGGCGAGGAAAGGCTGGCAGGTGCGCACCACCAGTCCATCACTCCAGGAGATCGGGATCAACGCCGAGTTTCTCTGCGACCTGGTGGACGGCATTCTCGAGGTCCGCTTCGCGGTAGGCACCGTGAACGTGCAGCACAAGGCAGCGCTCGCGATGCCCGCTGGGAATGTGCTGCCGGGGCACTATCTTCCCATCGTCCGAATTAACCGGGTCGTCTACGAGCGCGTCGCGAAAGTGTCGGAGCAATTCCGCACGAGTGAGGTCTACGATCTGGAGGTGGACCGGACCCACAACTTCGTCGCTGACCGCGTGGTCGTTCACAACTCCATCTACAAGTTCCGGGGCGCGGCGATCTCCAACGTGCTGGGGTTCAAGCGGGTCTACCTCGAGGCGCGCGAGATCGTGCTGACGGAGAACTACCGCTCGCCGCAACCGCTCCTGGACGCGGCCTACCGGCTGATCACGCACAACAACCCCGACCGCCTCGAGGTCCAGTACGGCATCATCAAGCGCCTGACCTGCCGGATCCCGCTCGCCCAGGGCGACAGCGGCGGCGAACCCGTGCACCTCCACTTCGAGACCAGCACCCAGGAGGCGGATGCCGTCGCGCTGATGATCGAGCGCAAGGTCGATTCGGGAGCGCACCGTTACTCCGACTTCGCCATCCTGGTGCGTTCCAACAACGACGCCGACCCGTTCCTCCGTTCCCTCAACTTGCGCGCGATCCCCTGGACCTTCTCCGGCAACCAGGGCCTCTACGGCCGTCCGGAGGTGCGCCTGCTGATCGCCTTCCTCCGCGTGGTCGCCCACCCCGACGATTCGATAAGCCTCCACTACCTGGCCTCCTCCGACCTCTACCAGGCCCGGGCCGTCGACCTCGCGCGCTGCGGCACGTACGCCGATCGGAAGAACCGCTGGCTCTTCGACGTCATGCGACGCCTGGAGGAGTTGCCCGAGGTCCGGGACGAGGTCTCCGAAGCCGGAGCCCTGGCCATCCAGCGGGTGGTGAAGGACCTGGAGCGCTATATGGAGCTGGGGCGGGAGCTGCCGACTGGGGAGCTGCTCTACCAGTTCCTCACCGACACGGGGTGGCTCGCCCGGATGTCCAAGGCTTCGACGGCCCGCGAGGAGGCCGAGGTGCAGAACGTCTCGAAGTTCTTCCGCCGGATCCAGGGCGCCTCGAAGGTCCTCCGCTACGACAATGTCCGCGAGTTCGTCAACCACCTGGACGCCCTGATCGGGGCCGGGGAGGATCCGGCGATCGCCGAAGCGGAGGTGGACGCGCCCGCCGTCCATGTCCTGACGGTGCACAAGGCCAAGGGGCTCGAGTTCCCGGTGGTGTACGTCGTGGGGCTCGTTCAGAACCGGTTCCCTTGGCCGACGCGCCGCGACCCCCTCGAGCTGCCCGACGAGCTGATCAAGGACACGCTCCCCGCCGGCGACTTCCACCTCCAGGAGGAGCGGCGGCTCGTCTACGTGGCGATGACGCGCGCCAAGCGGGAGCTCTACCTCACCTCGGCGCGCGACTACGGCGGCACGCGGGAGCGGAAGGTGAGCCAGTTCGTCCTCGAGGCGCTCGACCTCCCGAAGGACGCCACGCGACCGTTCAAGGCCCACCCGATCGAGGAGATCCACCGCTTCGCGCCCGCCGCGGAAGCGGCGGTCGAGGGTGAGCTGGCGCTTGCGCCGGACGACCCCCTCGAGGTGAGCCACAACAAGGTGGACGACTACCAGACCTGTCCGCTCAAGTACAAGTACATCCAGGTCCTCCGCGTCCCGATCCTCCGCCACCACGCGGTCGTCTACGGCAGCACCCTCCACCGCGTGGTCGAGCACTACCTGCGTCGGCGCGCGGCCGGCCTGTACACCCCCCTCGAGGACCTGCTGGGTGTCCTCGAGCGCGAGTGGCGGAACGAGGGGTTCCTCACCTGGGTGCATGAGGAGGCGCGGAAGCAGGCCGGCCGGGAGGCGGTCAGGCGCTTCTGGCACGAGGAAGAGGCCTCGGGGGGAAAGCCCACCCACGTCGAGCGCGACTTCGGCTTCAACCTTGGCCCCGACCACGTGCGGGGGCGCTGGGACCGGGTGGATGAGCTCGAGGAAGGTCCGGTCATCATCGACTATAAGTCCTCCGACGTCCGGGACCAGCGGAAGGCGGACGAGCGCGCGGGCGACAGCCTCCAGCTCAAGATCTACGCGCTCGCGTGGAAGGAGATGTTCGGGCGGCTCCCGGCGCGCGTGGAGCTGCGGTTTCTGGAGTCGGGCGTGGTGGGCCGCCACACCCCGACGGCGGAGGATGTCAGCGAGGCCATCGGCGCCGTGAAGGCGGCGGCGGCTGGCATCCGCGCGCGCCGCTTCGAGGCGACGCCGTCGTATCAGGCCTGCCGGTTCTGCGCCTACAACCAGGTCTGCCCGTTCACCGCGACCCGGGAGTAG
- a CDS encoding SDR family NAD(P)-dependent oxidoreductase: MESLKDRVAVVTGGASGIGRALALALAREGARLVLADLDEAGMARVVEEIKAAGGNAVAVRTDVSVPDQVQTLAERAWTAFGRVHVLCNNAGVALWGGLETATHRDWQWVIGVNLWGVIHGLLAFLPRMIAQGEGGHVINTASMAGLVASQGLGIYNTTKYAVVGLSETLAKDLRPYDIGVSVLCPMGVATRIRESERTRPEALRNPGGQPGREPVELMGRTLKPEEVAEQVIAAIRRNQLYVITHREGLEPLRRRFQRMEETILREP; encoded by the coding sequence ATGGAGAGCTTGAAGGACCGCGTGGCTGTCGTCACGGGAGGCGCGAGTGGCATCGGCCGGGCGCTCGCCCTGGCACTGGCGCGCGAAGGGGCCCGGCTCGTTCTGGCGGACCTCGACGAGGCCGGGATGGCCCGCGTTGTCGAGGAGATCAAAGCGGCCGGCGGCAACGCCGTCGCGGTCAGGACCGACGTCTCCGTTCCGGACCAGGTCCAGACCCTGGCCGAGCGCGCCTGGACCGCGTTCGGCCGCGTTCACGTCCTCTGCAACAACGCCGGCGTGGCCCTCTGGGGCGGCCTCGAGACCGCGACGCACCGCGACTGGCAGTGGGTGATAGGCGTCAACCTCTGGGGCGTGATCCACGGCCTCCTCGCGTTTCTCCCGCGCATGATCGCCCAGGGCGAGGGGGGCCACGTCATCAATACCGCCTCCATGGCTGGCCTCGTCGCCTCCCAGGGGCTCGGGATCTACAACACGACCAAGTACGCTGTCGTGGGGCTCTCGGAGACGCTGGCCAAGGACTTGAGGCCCTACGACATCGGGGTCTCGGTGCTCTGCCCGATGGGCGTGGCGACGCGCATCCGCGAGAGTGAGCGGACCCGCCCCGAGGCGCTGCGGAACCCGGGCGGGCAGCCCGGGCGGGAGCCCGTGGAGCTGATGGGACGGACCCTGAAGCCCGAGGAAGTGGCCGAGCAGGTGATCGCCGCGATCCGCCGGAACCAGCTCTACGTGATCACGCACCGTGAGGGGCTCGAGCCGCTCCGGCGGCGCTTCCAGCGGATGGAGGAGACGATCCTCAGGGAGCCGTAG